In one Pasteuria penetrans genomic region, the following are encoded:
- a CDS encoding DHH family phosphoesterase, with protein sequence MDSEAYAPLWEKLTLWARQWSSGPILVVSHVRPDGDAVGSLLAAGYLLRWLCCDVVLVSASVLPKRLMMAIPGTHSIDHIDDLSPDTKFSAAVLVDCADVERIGDCARLLSPHPVIVNIDHHPTNTRFGTFDLVDSTAPSTTFLLAEWWRYLRCQQRGSGSKELWEPDFLAALYAGLITDTGGLRYPNATPSAFRLAAELRELGVSTARLSEALLDAVTEPQLRLLGRALSTFQLACGGRIAWVQILPLDRKDCRAGVDDVEGIVARLRNLVGVELSILFHVEIEKKIHVHFRSRSHVHVGQLAVRWGGGGHDRASGFQCTGSLEEIRSAVLNAAQDALQGGACE encoded by the coding sequence TTGGATTCAGAGGCATATGCCCCATTGTGGGAGAAGTTGACACTATGGGCTCGGCAATGGTCTTCTGGCCCCATTTTGGTTGTTTCTCATGTTCGCCCTGATGGTGATGCGGTTGGGTCCCTATTAGCGGCAGGTTATTTGTTGCGTTGGTTGTGTTGCGATGTGGTACTTGTCAGTGCCTCGGTCCTACCCAAACGGCTTATGATGGCAATTCCGGGTACCCATTCCATTGATCATATAGATGATTTATCCCCTGATACAAAGTTTTCTGCCGCTGTTTTGGTGGACTGTGCAGACGTGGAACGTATTGGGGACTGTGCGCGTCTGTTGTCTCCCCATCCGGTTATTGTCAACATTGATCATCACCCCACCAATACCCGTTTTGGCACCTTTGATTTAGTAGATTCAACGGCGCCCTCTACCACGTTTTTGCTGGCAGAATGGTGGCGCTACCTGCGTTGTCAGCAGCGGGGTAGTGGGAGCAAGGAGTTGTGGGAACCGGATTTTTTAGCGGCTCTTTACGCGGGATTGATCACGGATACGGGAGGATTACGGTATCCCAATGCGACCCCCTCGGCATTCCGTTTGGCTGCGGAACTTCGTGAGCTGGGTGTGTCAACCGCCCGATTGTCAGAGGCTCTGTTGGATGCTGTTACGGAACCCCAGTTACGATTACTGGGTCGTGCATTGTCTACCTTTCAGCTTGCCTGTGGTGGTCGCATTGCCTGGGTACAGATCTTGCCCCTTGATCGGAAGGATTGTCGGGCCGGGGTGGATGACGTAGAGGGAATTGTTGCGAGATTGCGCAACCTGGTTGGAGTGGAATTGTCTATATTATTCCATGTAGAAATTGAAAAGAAAATACACGTCCATTTCCGTTCCCGTTCCCATGTCCATGTGGGTCAGTTGGCAGTCCGTTGGGGTGGCGGTGGACATGATCGTGCCTCAGGTTTTCAATGTACGGGTTCCCTTGAGGAGATCAGGTCAGCGGTACTGAATGCTGCACAGGATGCCCTGCAGGGGGGGGCGTGCGAATGA
- the ribF gene encoding riboflavin biosynthesis protein RibF: protein MLSHWSYPVEEQRIEGLPPMSLALGTFDGVHRGHVGVLQASVALSHRFPGSLPVALTFEPPPWSILQSGRDPHFLTPLPEKVHRLLDHGVNRVYAFRFDRFLASLEPKDFIRDVLLRFPLTGVAVGFNFSFGRKRSGGVGDLVKGLAGKVPVTIVPPVCQQGYVTSSTRLRCLLSQGRVAAARRLLGRFYVLEGLVVRGEQRGRLLGFPTANLEMELPFQWPAHGVYAVLVGYRGGRWPGVLHCGPQPTFSGSQRRLEVHIVGFSGNLYGERLRVEFVGFLRPIHTFPSSSDLMQQIEEDIRCTRSILGRFPGLHLPTEYRTMAAACDDRRAGHRKNQR from the coding sequence ATGCTGAGTCATTGGTCCTATCCCGTAGAGGAACAAAGGATAGAAGGCCTGCCACCCATGAGTTTGGCACTCGGGACGTTCGATGGTGTTCATCGTGGGCATGTGGGTGTTCTTCAGGCTTCCGTTGCCTTAAGTCATCGTTTCCCAGGTTCCCTTCCTGTTGCCTTGACCTTTGAGCCCCCACCTTGGTCCATTTTACAATCAGGGAGGGATCCCCATTTTTTGACCCCCCTGCCGGAAAAAGTTCATCGGCTGCTGGACCACGGAGTGAACCGTGTGTATGCCTTCCGTTTTGATCGATTTCTTGCTTCCTTGGAACCTAAGGATTTCATCCGGGATGTTCTCTTGCGTTTTCCCCTGACTGGGGTTGCGGTAGGTTTTAATTTTAGTTTTGGTCGAAAACGATCGGGTGGGGTAGGGGATCTGGTGAAGGGATTGGCGGGGAAGGTACCTGTAACTATAGTGCCCCCTGTTTGTCAACAGGGTTATGTTACGAGCAGCACGCGACTTCGTTGTTTGTTATCCCAGGGGAGGGTGGCTGCGGCGAGACGATTGCTAGGGCGTTTCTATGTCCTGGAGGGTCTCGTTGTGCGTGGGGAGCAACGTGGTCGTTTGTTGGGTTTTCCCACTGCTAATTTGGAGATGGAACTGCCCTTTCAATGGCCAGCCCATGGGGTTTATGCTGTTCTTGTTGGTTATAGGGGGGGGCGCTGGCCCGGGGTGCTGCACTGTGGTCCACAACCGACATTTTCTGGTTCGCAGAGGCGTTTGGAGGTTCACATAGTAGGGTTTTCCGGTAATTTATACGGTGAGAGACTACGGGTGGAATTCGTTGGCTTTTTACGGCCTATTCATACCTTTCCTTCATCAAGTGATTTGATGCAGCAAATTGAAGAGGATATACGGTGTACCAGGTCGATTTTGGGTCGTTTCCCTGGTTTGCATCTGCCGACGGAGTATCGTACAATGGCTGCAGCGTGTGATGATCGGCGTGCGGGGCATCGGAAGAATCAGCGATGA
- the rpsO gene encoding 30S ribosomal protein S15, giving the protein MVIASADKKEIIERHRIHGTDTGSPEVQVAILTSSINGLNEHLRIHKKDHHSRRGLLKQVGQRRRLLNYLKKVDRSRYIETIQKLGLRR; this is encoded by the coding sequence ATGGTTATTGCGAGCGCTGACAAAAAGGAAATCATTGAGAGGCATCGTATCCACGGTACGGATACTGGGTCGCCAGAGGTCCAGGTGGCTATTTTGACGTCCTCTATCAACGGACTGAACGAGCATCTTCGGATCCATAAAAAGGATCATCACTCGCGGAGGGGGCTTTTGAAACAGGTGGGACAGAGGCGGCGCCTGCTGAATTATCTTAAGAAAGTGGATCGTTCGCGTTATATAGAGACCATTCAAAAGCTTGGTTTGCGCCGATAA
- the truB gene encoding tRNA pseudouridine(55) synthase TruB: MRRGRSSGYHGVLLLSKPRGCTSHDMVARVRRLLGETRIGHTGTLDPDAEGLLVLCVGQATRLVTYLQMGEKEYESVFRFGVGTDTDDAVGKIVDWHVCPYVNSAAVEDVLSHFQGEIEQQVPHYSAVRVGGKRLHMLARQGDKSTTPPTRKVHIFSLTLQRFHTGLFPEARMGITCGPGTYIRSLARDMGGKLGVPAHVSFLRRTRSGWFSLADAHTLHTLERVSAEGNWAEIIFPLGQVLTFFPSVKIASEDKARLLAGWPLVWEGDLLATPVRVYTEDGDFCALYRAGADGFALPEKVFASC; the protein is encoded by the coding sequence ATGAGGAGGGGACGGTCCTCCGGGTACCATGGCGTTTTGTTGCTATCTAAGCCTCGGGGATGCACCTCACATGATATGGTGGCGCGAGTACGTCGTTTGCTGGGTGAGACGAGGATTGGACATACAGGTACGCTTGATCCAGATGCGGAAGGGTTGTTGGTTCTATGCGTTGGACAGGCTACGCGGTTGGTTACCTATCTGCAGATGGGGGAAAAGGAGTATGAGAGTGTCTTTCGTTTCGGTGTGGGTACCGATACGGATGATGCCGTTGGAAAAATAGTGGATTGGCATGTCTGTCCCTATGTGAATTCTGCTGCTGTGGAGGACGTATTGTCCCACTTTCAGGGGGAGATCGAACAACAGGTACCCCATTATTCTGCTGTTCGCGTAGGTGGGAAGCGCCTGCATATGTTGGCACGACAAGGGGACAAATCAACTACCCCGCCGACTCGTAAGGTACATATTTTCTCCCTAACCCTGCAAAGATTTCATACAGGACTTTTTCCTGAGGCGCGGATGGGGATTACTTGTGGCCCAGGGACTTATATTCGTAGTCTAGCCAGGGATATGGGGGGGAAACTTGGGGTTCCGGCCCATGTTTCCTTCCTTCGTCGTACGCGGAGTGGCTGGTTTTCTCTGGCGGATGCTCATACCCTGCATACACTGGAAAGGGTATCTGCTGAGGGGAATTGGGCGGAAATTATTTTTCCCTTGGGTCAGGTATTGACTTTTTTTCCTAGTGTGAAAATTGCCTCGGAAGATAAAGCTAGGCTTCTGGCGGGGTGGCCACTAGTTTGGGAGGGGGATCTGTTGGCGACTCCAGTACGCGTATATACGGAGGATGGCGATTTCTGTGCTTTGTATCGAGCAGGTGCTGATGGTTTTGCTTTGCCGGAGAAGGTTTTTGCGTCATGCTGA
- the rbfA gene encoding 30S ribosome-binding factor RbfA, whose amino-acid sequence MAAQVRGQRLGELIKKELGHLLHRSVKDPRIGFVTVTAVEMSGDLQIAKVYVSVMGSAEKQAEALAGLVKAKGFLRTEVGRRLSVRYTPELEFVLDVSLSYSEHIGTLLADIESTSPSSMASKEES is encoded by the coding sequence ATGGCGGCGCAGGTGCGTGGGCAACGCTTGGGTGAACTGATCAAAAAGGAACTGGGTCATTTGTTGCATCGTTCTGTCAAGGATCCTAGAATTGGTTTTGTAACGGTCACAGCCGTTGAAATGAGTGGTGATCTGCAGATTGCCAAGGTTTATGTGAGTGTGATGGGATCAGCAGAGAAACAGGCTGAGGCATTGGCCGGTTTGGTTAAGGCCAAGGGTTTTCTGCGTACGGAGGTAGGCCGGCGTCTTTCGGTACGCTACACGCCGGAGCTGGAGTTTGTCCTCGATGTATCGTTGTCATACAGTGAACACATCGGAACATTGTTGGCTGATATTGAATCCACCTCCCCGTCGTCCATGGCGTCCAAAGAAGAGTCATGA